A window of the Kosakonia sp. BYX6 genome harbors these coding sequences:
- the soxS gene encoding superoxide response transcriptional regulator SoxS produces the protein MSHQQIIQTLIEWIDEHIDQPMNIDVVARKSGYSKWYLQRMFRTVTHQTLGDYIRQRRLLLAAEALRTTQRPIFDIAMDLGYVSQQTFSRVFRREFDRTPSDYRHHA, from the coding sequence ATGTCCCATCAGCAAATTATTCAGACCCTAATTGAATGGATTGATGAACATATCGACCAACCAATGAACATTGATGTTGTCGCCAGAAAGTCAGGTTATTCAAAGTGGTATCTGCAAAGAATGTTCCGCACCGTAACACATCAGACGCTGGGGGATTATATTCGCCAGCGCCGTTTACTGCTGGCGGCAGAAGCGTTACGCACCACGCAACGCCCTATTTTTGATATCGCGATGGATTTGGGATACGTCTCGCAACAGACGTTTTCACGAGTGTTTCGCCGGGAGTTTGATCGCACACCCAGCGATTACCGCCATCACGCCTGA
- a CDS encoding EAL domain-containing protein has protein sequence MIHSVRRKMLRIVGVMLVVLIPVMLSLWFAHIRAVKETGSQLRSFSQLALNKTEVVIQQVDSVRAAAEKYQGQPCTAEHRAAMLNIVRSSQYVADLIYARGNDFLCSSVITPAQSYAISPADYKRSPDIAVYYYRDTPFYAGYKMVYMQQGNYVAVINPLTYSDVTSDDSQLAYGVYDTISGEFFSVSQHAQLATLAKLTNRTDFTFRQGDRFYAIVHSTTRPIAIIVSTSSERYYQALYHQAMLALPLGMICSVLILLMWSRTRQEFNSPRRMLHRALVRRQLCLHYQPIIDIKNGTCVGAEALLRWPGFNGQVMSPAEFIPLAEKEGMIERITDYVVDEVFSDLGDFLAVVPNLYISINLSAADFHSSRLISMIANKAKMHAVRAEQIKIEVTERGFIDVPKTTPVIQAFRQAGYEVAIDDFGTGYSNLHNLYSLNVDILKIDKSFIDTLTTNSTSHLIAEHIIEMAQSLRLKIIAEGVETAEQVTWLLKRGVQFCQGWHFAKALPPQEFKHWVQQPPSLK, from the coding sequence ATGATTCATAGCGTGCGTCGCAAGATGCTCAGAATAGTCGGGGTGATGCTGGTAGTCCTCATACCGGTGATGCTTTCGCTATGGTTTGCGCATATCCGTGCAGTGAAAGAAACAGGCTCGCAACTTCGTTCATTTTCCCAACTGGCGCTGAATAAAACAGAAGTCGTTATCCAACAAGTGGATAGCGTTCGCGCCGCCGCCGAAAAATATCAGGGGCAACCCTGCACCGCAGAACACCGCGCCGCGATGCTCAATATTGTGCGTAGCAGCCAATATGTTGCCGACCTCATTTATGCCCGTGGTAACGACTTTTTATGTTCGAGCGTAATAACGCCTGCGCAATCGTATGCTATTTCGCCAGCGGATTATAAACGCTCCCCTGATATTGCTGTTTATTATTACCGTGACACTCCTTTTTATGCCGGCTACAAAATGGTCTACATGCAACAGGGTAATTATGTGGCGGTCATTAATCCGCTCACTTATAGCGATGTCACATCAGATGATTCTCAGCTGGCATATGGCGTTTATGACACGATTTCCGGGGAATTCTTTTCCGTTAGCCAACATGCCCAACTCGCCACGCTGGCAAAACTGACCAACCGTACGGATTTCACATTCCGGCAAGGCGATCGTTTTTACGCCATTGTGCACTCCACAACACGCCCGATTGCCATCATCGTGTCAACCTCCAGCGAGCGCTATTACCAGGCGCTTTATCACCAGGCGATGCTGGCGTTGCCGCTGGGGATGATTTGTAGCGTCCTCATCTTATTAATGTGGTCGCGAACGCGGCAGGAATTTAACTCGCCGCGCCGCATGCTCCACCGGGCTTTAGTCCGTCGCCAACTTTGCCTTCATTACCAACCTATTATTGATATCAAAAACGGGACCTGCGTCGGTGCGGAAGCGCTATTACGTTGGCCGGGTTTTAATGGCCAGGTGATGAGCCCGGCGGAATTTATTCCGCTGGCGGAAAAAGAGGGCATGATTGAACGCATTACGGATTATGTCGTCGATGAAGTGTTCAGCGATCTGGGGGATTTTTTGGCGGTAGTGCCAAACCTCTATATTTCGATCAACCTTTCTGCGGCGGATTTCCATTCTTCGCGGCTGATCTCCATGATTGCCAATAAAGCCAAAATGCACGCCGTCCGCGCCGAGCAAATCAAAATTGAAGTCACCGAACGCGGCTTTATCGATGTGCCAAAAACCACGCCAGTCATTCAGGCGTTTCGCCAGGCCGGGTATGAAGTGGCGATCGATGATTTCGGCACCGGCTATTCCAATCTGCACAACCTCTATTCGCTCAATGTCGATATCCTGAAAATCGACAAATCCTTTATCGACACGCTGACGACAAACAGCACCAGCCATCTGATTGCCGAGCACATTATTGAGATGGCGCAGAGCCTGCGCTTGAAAATTATTGCGGAAGGGGTCGAAACGGCGGAGCAGGTCACCTGGCTGTTAAAACGCGGCGTGCAGTTCTGCCAGGGTTGGCACTTTGCAAAGGCGCTGCCGCCGCAAGAATTCAAACACTGGGTGCAGCAGCCGCCTTCCTTAAAGTAA
- a CDS encoding GGDEF domain-containing protein, which yields MQTINAALGASLAWVVVRQGGKPEMVSVGVPGCTLQDTQTLLEQSQLRRHQRAWRVICWRRHVGTLLFPDQEITANKLQSGILCKLNYKEPGLEGYFFLGFTQPLQSLSVIKNVVVILVEKLKDYLAEIIAKERAAKEMQRIVSQYKALFDRAPVLMNSFDKTNRCILWNGECERLFGWSLDELNQQADPLALFFPDPEVRQKVRASVNTSPAVDMHEWHPIRRDGQTLTVLWSNILLPDHSILSIGLDITERKKVEQQLEMKATIDDLTGCYNRFSMLRKLKEALKACHPNDPRSHFSLLMLDLDHFKSINDRWGHLTGDAALIHFCEQIREHSDPSWIFGRLGGEEFLILMPQINGKAALRFSQKIRAALAQTPLLSGAEKIVLSFSAGLVFVTDEQADTSVLLTLADNALYDAKRAGRSKTVVAGAFL from the coding sequence TTGCAAACCATCAACGCGGCTTTAGGGGCAAGCCTGGCATGGGTGGTTGTCAGGCAGGGTGGCAAGCCAGAGATGGTAAGCGTTGGCGTGCCTGGCTGTACGCTACAGGACACGCAAACCCTGCTTGAACAGTCACAGTTACGCCGCCATCAACGCGCCTGGCGTGTCATTTGCTGGCGTCGGCATGTCGGAACACTATTATTTCCTGACCAAGAAATTACCGCCAATAAATTGCAAAGCGGTATTTTGTGCAAGCTGAATTATAAAGAACCTGGCCTTGAGGGATATTTCTTTTTGGGTTTTACACAACCCCTGCAATCATTATCAGTTATCAAAAATGTCGTGGTTATTCTGGTCGAAAAATTAAAAGACTATTTGGCGGAAATTATTGCCAAAGAACGCGCCGCAAAAGAAATGCAGCGTATTGTCTCGCAATATAAAGCGTTATTTGATCGCGCCCCGGTTTTAATGAATTCTTTCGATAAAACCAACCGCTGTATTTTATGGAATGGCGAATGCGAACGTCTATTCGGCTGGAGCCTGGATGAGCTAAACCAGCAGGCTGATCCATTAGCGCTGTTTTTCCCTGATCCGGAGGTGCGGCAAAAAGTTCGCGCTTCGGTTAATACTTCACCGGCTGTCGACATGCATGAATGGCACCCGATTCGCCGCGACGGTCAAACGCTGACTGTGCTGTGGTCAAACATTCTGCTGCCGGACCACTCTATTCTCAGCATCGGCCTTGATATCACCGAGCGTAAAAAAGTGGAGCAGCAACTGGAGATGAAGGCCACCATTGACGATCTGACGGGCTGCTACAACCGCTTTTCTATGCTACGCAAATTAAAAGAGGCGCTGAAAGCGTGTCACCCTAACGATCCGCGCAGCCATTTCAGCCTGCTGATGCTCGATCTCGATCACTTTAAAAGCATCAACGACCGCTGGGGGCATTTAACTGGCGATGCCGCCTTAATCCATTTCTGCGAACAAATTCGCGAACACAGCGATCCGTCGTGGATTTTTGGTCGTCTCGGTGGTGAGGAATTTCTGATTTTAATGCCGCAAATCAATGGCAAAGCGGCATTGCGTTTTAGCCAAAAAATTCGTGCAGCATTAGCGCAAACACCATTATTAAGTGGGGCTGAAAAGATAGTCCTATCCTTTAGCGCTGGTTTAGTATTCGTGACGGATGAACAAGCAGATACTTCAGTTTTACTTACGCTTGCGGACAATGCGTTGTACGATGCGAAACGCGCAGGACGCAGTAAAACCGTGGTGGCGGGTGCCTTTTTATAA
- the soxR gene encoding redox-sensitive transcriptional activator SoxR has protein sequence MEKKTPRIKALLSPGEVAKRSGVAVSALHFYESKGLIKSLRNAGNQRRYTRDVLRYVAIIKIAQRIGIPLATIGDAFGVLPEGHTLSKKEWKQLSSQWREELDRRIHTLVALRDELDGCIGCGCLSRSDCPLRNPGDTLGQQGTGARLLEDD, from the coding sequence ATGGAAAAGAAAACGCCGCGTATCAAAGCGCTGCTCAGCCCTGGCGAAGTGGCGAAGCGCAGCGGGGTGGCCGTTTCGGCTCTGCACTTTTATGAAAGCAAAGGCCTCATAAAAAGTTTGCGTAATGCCGGAAACCAGCGCCGTTATACGCGTGATGTATTGCGTTATGTGGCCATCATCAAGATTGCGCAGCGTATCGGCATTCCGCTGGCGACCATCGGCGACGCGTTCGGCGTGTTGCCGGAAGGGCACACGCTCAGCAAAAAAGAGTGGAAACAGCTCTCGTCGCAATGGCGCGAAGAGTTGGACCGGCGCATTCATACGCTGGTTGCGCTGCGTGATGAGTTGGATGGGTGTATCGGCTGCGGTTGCTTGTCGCGCAGCGATTGCCCGTTGCGTAACCCCGGCGATACGTTGGGCCAGCAGGGCACCGGCGCCCGGCTGCTGGAAGACGATTGA
- a CDS encoding glutathione S-transferase family protein: protein MLTVHHLNQSRSQRVLWALEELGVPYQIVRYQREKTMLAPESLKKVHPLGKSPVIEDNGLIIAESGAILEYLQETYDNQQRFKPQETKQKLDYRFWLHYAEGSLMPLLLMKLVISRLGKPPVPFGVRSIGKVLANGIEKTFLNKQLETHARFMETELAQKNWFAGDHISMADVQMSFPVFALLARGGIDNLPNLRAWKKRVEMRPAWQRAIVQGGPFDLPGD, encoded by the coding sequence ATGCTCACGGTGCATCACCTGAATCAATCGCGCTCGCAGCGCGTGCTCTGGGCTTTGGAAGAGTTGGGCGTGCCGTATCAAATTGTGCGTTACCAGCGTGAAAAAACCATGCTGGCCCCGGAATCGCTCAAAAAAGTGCACCCGTTGGGTAAATCCCCTGTTATTGAAGACAACGGCCTCATCATTGCCGAATCCGGCGCGATCCTGGAGTACTTACAGGAAACCTACGATAACCAACAGCGCTTTAAGCCGCAGGAGACAAAACAGAAACTCGATTACCGTTTCTGGCTGCACTACGCCGAAGGTTCGCTGATGCCGCTTCTGCTGATGAAACTGGTGATAAGCCGCCTTGGCAAACCGCCGGTGCCGTTTGGCGTGCGCAGCATCGGGAAAGTGCTCGCCAACGGCATCGAAAAAACTTTTTTAAACAAACAACTGGAAACTCACGCGCGCTTTATGGAAACGGAACTGGCGCAAAAAAATTGGTTTGCGGGCGATCACATCAGCATGGCGGACGTCCAGATGAGCTTCCCGGTTTTCGCGCTGCTGGCGCGTGGCGGTATCGACAACCTTCCCAATTTGCGCGCGTGGAAAAAGCGCGTTGAAATGCGCCCAGCCTGGCAACGCGCCATTGTCCAGGGCGGCCCGTTCGATCTCCCTGGCGACTAG
- the ghxP gene encoding guanine/hypoxanthine transporter GhxP: MSTPSARTGGSLDALFKISARGSNVRQEIVAGLTTFLAMVYSVIVVPGMLGKAGFPPAAVFVATCLVAGIGSIVMGLWANLPLAIGCAISLTAFTAFSLVLGQHISVPVALGAVFLMGVLFTIISATGIRSWILRNLPHGVAHGTGIGIGLFLLLIAANGVGLVIKNPLDGLPVALGHFASFPVIMSLIGLAVIIGLEKLKVPGGILLTIIGVSIVGLIFDPSVHFSGIFAMPSLSDDKGNSLIGSLDIMGALNPVVLPSVLALVMTAVFDATGTIRAVAGQANLLDKDGQIIDGGKALTTDSLSSVFSGLVGAAPAAVYIESAAGTAAGGKTGLTAITVGVLFLLILFLSPLSYLVPAYATAPALMYVGLLMLSNVAKIDFADFVDAMSGLITAVFIVLTCNIVTGIMIGFASLVIGRVVSGEWRKLNIGTVVIAVALVAFYAGGWAI; the protein is encoded by the coding sequence ATGTCTACGCCATCTGCGCGTACCGGCGGTTCGCTTGACGCACTGTTCAAAATTTCTGCACGTGGCAGTAATGTTCGTCAGGAAATCGTTGCCGGTCTCACCACCTTCCTGGCGATGGTCTACTCCGTCATCGTTGTGCCTGGCATGCTGGGCAAAGCCGGTTTCCCGCCGGCAGCCGTTTTCGTCGCGACCTGCCTGGTTGCCGGTATTGGCTCCATCGTCATGGGGCTGTGGGCTAACCTGCCACTGGCCATCGGCTGTGCTATCTCTCTTACTGCGTTTACCGCCTTCAGCCTGGTGCTGGGTCAGCATATCAGCGTCCCGGTTGCCCTCGGCGCGGTGTTCCTGATGGGTGTGCTGTTCACCATTATCTCTGCAACCGGCATTCGTAGCTGGATCCTGCGTAACCTGCCGCACGGCGTTGCGCACGGCACCGGCATCGGTATCGGTCTGTTTCTGCTGCTGATCGCGGCAAACGGCGTTGGTCTGGTGATTAAGAACCCGCTGGACGGCTTGCCGGTTGCGCTGGGCCACTTTGCCAGCTTCCCGGTGATCATGTCGCTGATTGGTCTGGCGGTGATTATCGGTTTGGAAAAACTGAAAGTGCCAGGCGGCATTCTGCTGACCATTATCGGCGTGTCGATTGTTGGCCTGATTTTCGATCCGAGCGTGCATTTTTCCGGTATTTTCGCCATGCCGTCGCTGAGCGATGACAAAGGCAACTCGCTGATCGGCAGCCTGGACATCATGGGCGCGTTAAACCCGGTGGTGCTGCCAAGTGTGCTGGCGCTGGTGATGACGGCGGTGTTTGACGCCACCGGTACCATCCGCGCGGTAGCGGGCCAGGCGAATCTGCTGGATAAAGACGGCCAGATTATCGATGGCGGCAAAGCGCTGACCACCGACTCCCTGAGCAGCGTGTTCTCCGGCCTGGTCGGCGCGGCACCGGCTGCGGTATATATCGAGTCTGCGGCGGGTACGGCGGCGGGCGGTAAAACCGGCCTGACGGCGATCACCGTTGGCGTGCTGTTCCTGTTGATCCTGTTCCTCTCTCCGCTCTCTTACCTGGTTCCGGCTTACGCGACCGCGCCAGCGCTGATGTATGTTGGCCTGCTGATGCTGAGCAACGTGGCGAAAATCGACTTCGCTGATTTCGTTGACGCCATGTCAGGCTTGATCACCGCGGTGTTTATCGTGCTGACCTGCAACATCGTCACCGGCATCATGATCGGTTTCGCCTCGCTGGTGATTGGCCGCGTGGTTTCCGGTGAATGGCGCAAGCTGAACATTGGCACCGTGGTTATCGCCGTGGCGCTGGTTGCCTTCTATGCTGGCGGTTGGGCTATCTGA
- a CDS encoding Na+/H+ antiporter, translated as MEIFFTILIMTLVVSLSGVITRVLPFQIPLPLMQIAIGALLALPTFGLHVEFDPELFLVLFIPPLLFADGWKTPTREFLEHGREIFGLALALVLVTVVGIGFLIYWVVPGIPLVPAFALAAVLSPTDAVALSGIVGEGRIPKKIMGILQGEALMNDASGLVSLKFAVAVVMGTMIFTVGGATLEFLKVAIGGLLAGFVVSWLYGRSLRFLSRWGGDEPATQIVLLFLLPFASYLIAEHIGFSGILAAVAAGMTITRSGVMRTAPLAMRLRANSTWAMLEFVFNGMVFLLLGLQLPGILESSLVAAEADPNVETWMLFTDIILIYAALMLVRFGWLWTMKRFSRRFLTKKPMEFGAWSDRELLIATFAGVRGAITLAGVLSIPLLLPSGDVFPARYELVFLAAGVILFSLFVGVVALPALLQHVEIRDHAQQHKEERMARAATADVAIVAIQKMEERLAADTEENIDNQLLTEVSSRVIGNLRRRADGRNNAESSLLEENLERRFRLAALRSERAELYHLRATRQISNETLQKMLHDLDLLEALLIESK; from the coding sequence ATGGAAATTTTCTTTACTATTCTCATCATGACCCTTGTGGTTTCGCTCTCGGGCGTCATCACGCGAGTTCTGCCGTTTCAAATTCCTCTGCCGCTGATGCAAATCGCCATTGGCGCGTTGCTGGCCTTGCCGACGTTCGGCCTGCATGTTGAGTTCGACCCCGAACTGTTCCTGGTGCTGTTTATTCCACCGCTGCTGTTCGCCGATGGCTGGAAAACGCCCACGCGCGAGTTCCTTGAACATGGTCGCGAGATCTTCGGTCTGGCGCTGGCGCTGGTGTTGGTCACTGTGGTCGGTATCGGTTTCTTAATTTATTGGGTGGTGCCGGGTATTCCGCTAGTGCCCGCCTTCGCGCTGGCGGCGGTGCTGTCGCCAACGGATGCGGTCGCGCTTTCCGGCATTGTTGGGGAAGGGCGCATTCCGAAAAAAATCATGGGCATTTTGCAGGGCGAAGCGTTGATGAACGACGCGTCCGGCTTGGTGTCGTTGAAATTCGCGGTCGCCGTGGTGATGGGCACCATGATCTTTACCGTCGGCGGCGCAACGCTTGAGTTCCTGAAAGTGGCGATTGGCGGCCTGCTGGCCGGGTTTGTGGTGAGCTGGCTGTACGGGCGCTCGCTGCGTTTTCTCAGCCGCTGGGGCGGTGATGAACCCGCGACGCAAATCGTGCTGCTGTTCCTGCTGCCGTTCGCCTCTTATCTGATTGCGGAGCATATTGGCTTTTCCGGCATTCTCGCGGCGGTCGCGGCCGGGATGACCATCACCCGTTCCGGCGTGATGCGCACCGCGCCGTTAGCGATGCGTCTGCGCGCCAACAGCACCTGGGCGATGCTGGAATTTGTCTTCAACGGCATGGTGTTTCTGCTGTTGGGCCTGCAATTGCCGGGCATTCTGGAGTCTTCTCTGGTGGCGGCCGAGGCCGATCCGAACGTTGAAACCTGGATGCTGTTTACCGATATCATCCTGATTTACGCCGCCTTGATGCTGGTGCGTTTTGGTTGGCTGTGGACGATGAAAAGGTTTAGCCGCCGTTTCCTGACCAAAAAGCCGATGGAGTTTGGCGCATGGAGCGACCGCGAGCTGCTGATTGCCACCTTTGCCGGGGTGCGCGGGGCGATTACCCTGGCTGGTGTGCTCTCTATTCCGCTGTTGTTGCCGAGCGGTGATGTTTTCCCGGCGCGTTATGAATTGGTGTTCCTGGCCGCTGGGGTGATCCTGTTCTCGCTGTTCGTGGGTGTGGTCGCATTGCCGGCGTTGTTGCAGCACGTTGAGATTCGCGATCACGCGCAGCAGCATAAAGAGGAGCGCATGGCGCGCGCGGCGACCGCCGATGTGGCGATTGTGGCCATCCAGAAAATGGAAGAGCGTCTGGCGGCCGATACCGAAGAGAATATCGATAATCAGCTGCTGACAGAGGTCAGTTCGCGGGTGATTGGTAACCTGCGGCGCCGCGCCGATGGCCGCAACAACGCCGAAAGTTCGCTGCTGGAAGAGAACCTCGAACGCCGCTTCCGCCTGGCGGCGCTGCGCTCCGAACGCGCCGAGCTTTACCATTTACGCGCTACTCGGCAAATCAGCAACGAGACGCTGCAAAAGATGCTGCACGACCTCGATTTGCTGGAAGCGTTGTTGATAGAGAGCAAGTAA